One window of Candidatus Omnitrophota bacterium genomic DNA carries:
- the dnaX gene encoding DNA polymerase III subunit gamma/tau: MSYIVFARKYRPKTFDEIIGQTHITATLRNAIAQDRVAHAYIFSGPRGVGKTTTARILAKSLNCAKPKGPEPCNSCPSCNEITDGTSLDILEIDGASNRGIDEIRNLRDNVRFAPSKGKFKVYIIDEVHMLTEPAFNALLKTLEEPPPHTIFIFATTQAYKIPPTILSRCQRFDFKRISTKEIFGSLKAIAKDERLSVKDDVLMLISKYADGGMRDAQVILDQIISFTEGKADTADVLKILGGVDEEMLFGLAGCIEKRDASGALGMIDRLIDDGRDPFQVVSGLIEHFRNISVTRISEKPDLLIEAGPDKIKRYRDQGQNFTIEDILYILYTLSNTIDLMRKSNMARIPLEIALVKLTRRGPGIRISDIMERIGRLEEKLGCARPMAADQPHQPKEIRTPPARAEQAPVQEREKKQERRPENPPPSPGHAVAIDEILSYWNGVIDYIKSRKISVASYLQEGYPVAVEGRTLSVGFPKECQFHKEVLESPENRRLIEEALKYVLNNDLKISLTLAEPSQGRDRAHNGERSTDDGEGGGAPSGDGPKRGVDPIIETALEIFGGEVSEPRPNKGRAR, translated from the coding sequence ATGAGCTATATAGTATTCGCAAGAAAGTACAGGCCGAAGACATTCGATGAGATAATCGGCCAGACGCATATAACGGCCACGCTCAGGAATGCCATAGCCCAGGACCGCGTCGCCCACGCGTACATCTTCTCGGGGCCGCGCGGTGTGGGGAAGACGACGACCGCGCGTATACTCGCCAAGTCGCTCAACTGCGCGAAGCCGAAGGGCCCGGAACCGTGCAACTCGTGCCCTTCCTGTAACGAGATAACGGACGGGACGAGCCTCGATATACTCGAGATAGACGGCGCATCGAACAGGGGGATAGATGAGATAAGGAACCTGCGCGATAATGTAAGGTTCGCGCCGTCCAAAGGCAAGTTCAAGGTATATATAATAGACGAAGTCCACATGCTCACCGAGCCCGCCTTCAATGCCCTGCTGAAGACGCTCGAAGAGCCGCCGCCGCACACGATATTCATATTTGCCACGACCCAGGCGTATAAGATCCCGCCGACGATACTGTCGCGGTGCCAGAGGTTCGATTTTAAGCGTATCTCCACCAAAGAGATATTCGGGAGCTTAAAGGCCATAGCGAAGGACGAACGGCTCTCCGTCAAAGACGACGTCCTGATGCTCATCTCGAAATACGCAGACGGCGGTATGAGGGACGCCCAGGTGATACTTGACCAGATAATCTCTTTTACCGAGGGGAAGGCCGATACCGCAGATGTCCTGAAGATCCTGGGCGGCGTGGATGAAGAGATGCTCTTCGGCCTTGCCGGCTGCATCGAAAAACGGGACGCATCCGGCGCGCTCGGTATGATAGACCGCCTGATAGACGACGGCAGGGACCCTTTCCAGGTGGTCTCGGGGCTCATAGAGCATTTCCGTAATATCTCGGTCACCAGGATAAGCGAAAAGCCGGACCTGCTTATAGAGGCGGGTCCCGACAAGATAAAGCGTTACAGGGACCAGGGCCAGAATTTCACGATAGAGGACATCCTCTATATATTATATACGCTGTCAAATACGATAGACCTCATGAGGAAGTCGAATATGGCGAGGATACCTCTCGAGATCGCCCTGGTGAAGCTCACAAGACGCGGCCCCGGCATCCGGATCTCGGATATCATGGAGCGGATCGGCCGCCTCGAAGAGAAGCTCGGCTGCGCCCGGCCGATGGCCGCCGATCAGCCGCATCAGCCTAAAGAGATACGTACCCCGCCCGCGCGGGCAGAGCAGGCGCCCGTTCAGGAGAGAGAGAAGAAGCAGGAGCGGCGGCCGGAGAACCCTCCGCCGTCACCCGGCCATGCCGTCGCGATAGACGAGATATTGAGCTATTGGAACGGTGTCATCGACTACATAAAGTCGCGTAAGATATCGGTCGCTTCCTACCTCCAGGAAGGGTACCCGGTGGCCGTAGAAGGCCGCACCCTTTCGGTAGGTTTTCCGAAAGAATGCCAGTTCCATAAAGAGGTATTGGAGTCGCCCGAGAACAGGCGCCTGATAGAGGAGGCCCTGAAGTACGTGCTGAACAATGACCTGAAGATATCCCTTACGCTGGCGGAACCAAGCCAGGGCAGGGACCGGGCGCATAACGGCGAAAGGTCAACGGATGACGGTGAGGGTGGCGGCGCGCCGTCCGGTGACGGCCCAAAGAGAGGGGTTGACCCTATCATAGAGACGGCCCTTGAGATATTCGGCGGAGAGGTATCGGAGCCCAGGCCTAATAAGGGGAGGGCGCGTTGA
- a CDS encoding lipid-binding SYLF domain-containing protein, which produces MRKISILTAIILLAGLMSAPQGNAVENKWTALVDESGKVLDEIQQMPDQSIPEDLMRDCSAIAIFPSTISAGFGIGGKYGQGIIMVRDEKGSGWSAPAIFTIVGGSLGWQIGGQATDFVLLVMNRRSVDGILQGKFKLGADASVAGGPVGRAAEASTDAQLKGGILSYSRSRGLFAGVKLEGAALAQHWDGNKEMYGKSLSAQEILIGKKAQMPKSADRVLAVLNKYKK; this is translated from the coding sequence ATGAGGAAGATAAGTATATTGACCGCTATCATATTGCTGGCGGGCTTAATGTCGGCCCCGCAGGGCAATGCCGTGGAGAACAAGTGGACGGCGCTGGTGGATGAATCGGGTAAGGTGCTCGACGAGATCCAGCAGATGCCCGACCAGAGCATACCGGAAGACCTTATGAGGGACTGTTCGGCGATCGCGATATTCCCTTCCACCATATCCGCCGGGTTCGGGATAGGCGGCAAGTACGGCCAGGGGATCATCATGGTCAGGGACGAAAAGGGCAGCGGCTGGTCAGCCCCCGCCATATTCACCATAGTGGGCGGCAGCCTCGGCTGGCAGATAGGCGGCCAGGCGACCGATTTTGTGCTGCTGGTGATGAACAGGCGCAGCGTCGACGGGATATTGCAGGGCAAGTTCAAGCTAGGGGCCGATGCCTCCGTAGCCGGAGGGCCGGTCGGCAGGGCCGCCGAGGCCTCTACCGATGCCCAGTTAAAAGGCGGGATCCTGTCATATTCGAGGAGCCGCGGCCTTTTCGCCGGGGTGAAGCTCGAGGGCGCCGCGCTCGCACAGCACTGGGACGGGAATAAGGAGATGTACGGCAAGAGCTTGTCCGCCCAGGAGATACTTATCGGGAAGAAGGCCCAGATGCCTAAATCCGCCGACAGGGTACTGGCCGTCCTGAACAAATACAAAAAATGA
- a CDS encoding ABC transporter permease, translating to MFERALAILIKEFKQVFRDPRMKTVIFVTPLVQIILFGYAANKDINYVPTAIYDRDNTVESRELLRRFTYSRYFVPEHYISSSKEEDLLLDKGQASIVIKIDRGFGRDLKAGKDAQVQLAFDGTDSNTAMVVMGYADTVISDYSYELMKNKAAASGEVSNVPSIELRDRPWFNGNLISRDYYLPGVISIIVTMMSLLLTAMAIVKEKEIGTMEQLIVSPLKPIELIMGKLLPFAIIALVQITLITLLGVFWFHLPLRGSIVLLLFSTCIYLFTTLGIGLFISTISSTQQEAMMSVFLFFMPTMLLSGFAYPIANMPPIIQWFTFLNPLRYFMVVIRSIFLKGVGIEVLWIQLLPLLIMGLFIITLSASKFRKSMG from the coding sequence ATGTTCGAGAGGGCCCTGGCGATACTCATAAAAGAATTCAAACAGGTCTTCCGCGATCCGCGGATGAAGACGGTCATATTCGTTACCCCGCTCGTCCAGATAATCCTCTTCGGCTACGCCGCCAATAAAGACATCAACTACGTCCCGACGGCGATATATGACCGGGACAACACCGTCGAAAGCCGGGAATTGCTGCGGAGGTTCACGTATTCAAGATATTTCGTGCCCGAACATTATATATCGAGCTCAAAAGAAGAGGACCTGCTCCTTGACAAGGGGCAGGCGAGCATAGTCATAAAGATCGACCGCGGCTTCGGCCGTGACCTCAAGGCAGGCAAGGACGCCCAGGTCCAGCTGGCATTCGACGGCACCGACTCGAATACGGCGATGGTCGTCATGGGTTATGCGGATACCGTCATAAGCGATTACTCTTATGAGCTTATGAAGAATAAGGCCGCCGCGAGCGGGGAAGTGAGCAACGTGCCGAGCATAGAATTGAGGGACCGCCCGTGGTTCAACGGCAACCTCATATCCAGGGACTATTACCTCCCCGGTGTCATATCTATCATAGTCACTATGATGTCCCTTCTCCTGACGGCCATGGCCATAGTCAAAGAGAAGGAGATAGGCACCATGGAACAGCTTATCGTGAGCCCGCTCAAACCGATCGAACTCATCATGGGGAAGCTCCTCCCTTTTGCGATAATCGCCCTTGTCCAGATCACCCTGATCACGCTGCTCGGGGTCTTCTGGTTCCATCTGCCTCTCCGGGGGAGCATCGTATTATTGCTCTTCTCCACATGCATATACCTCTTCACCACTTTAGGCATAGGGCTCTTCATATCCACAATATCCTCGACCCAGCAGGAGGCGATGATGTCGGTATTCCTCTTCTTCATGCCGACGATGCTCCTCTCCGGGTTCGCGTATCCGATCGCCAACATGCCGCCCATCATCCAGTGGTTCACCTTTTTAAATCCCCTGAGATATTTCATGGTCGTCATAAGGAGCATATTTTTGAAGGGGGTTGGCATCGAAGTCCTATGGATACAGCTCCTGCCGCTCCTTATAATGGGGCTATTTATAATAACGCTCAGCGCTTCCAAATTCCGCAAGAGCATGGGGTAG
- a CDS encoding ABC transporter permease, whose product MTKESLRRIKAIAWKELIQIKRDPRSLTLALGIPVFLLLIFGYGLSLDIDKVPTVIWNQDASSELSRDFLLNFRNSRYFKIVGYTDNYRDIERMINSGKVIMALVIPKDFSRYIKAGATAPLQLLMDGSDANTATIARGYVRAVVSGYNVKLLTGALASRGLEPSKSLDARSRIWYNMGLTSTWFIAPGVIAMIIMIIAALLTSICIAREWERGTMEQLISTPVKGKELVIGKFLPYFAIGFFDLSVGVLMAIFLFGVPFRGSYFLLVTLSFLFLTGALSQGILISTVARTQLMASQLATLTTMIPTMILSGFIYPIFNMPKALQTVTYFIPARYYITILRDLFLKGGGIDVVWDEAVFLVMFAALMLTLAVRKFKKKVT is encoded by the coding sequence ATGACAAAAGAGAGCTTAAGAAGAATTAAGGCCATAGCCTGGAAGGAGTTGATCCAGATAAAGCGGGACCCGCGCTCGCTCACCCTGGCCCTCGGGATCCCCGTATTCCTCCTTTTGATCTTCGGCTACGGCCTATCCCTGGATATAGATAAGGTGCCGACCGTCATCTGGAACCAGGACGCCTCTTCGGAGCTCTCCCGCGATTTCCTGCTCAATTTCAGGAATTCCAGGTACTTCAAGATAGTCGGATATACCGATAACTACCGGGACATAGAGCGGATGATAAACAGCGGCAAGGTGATCATGGCGCTCGTCATACCGAAGGACTTCTCCCGGTATATAAAGGCCGGCGCCACCGCGCCGTTACAGCTCCTGATGGACGGGAGCGACGCCAACACCGCTACGATAGCCAGGGGTTATGTGCGGGCAGTCGTCTCCGGCTACAACGTGAAGCTCCTGACCGGGGCGCTTGCGTCACGCGGCCTCGAGCCCTCCAAATCGCTCGATGCCCGCTCCAGGATCTGGTATAACATGGGCCTCACCAGCACGTGGTTCATCGCCCCGGGCGTCATAGCGATGATCATCATGATAATCGCGGCGCTCCTGACGTCGATCTGCATAGCCAGGGAGTGGGAGAGGGGCACCATGGAACAGCTCATCTCAACCCCGGTAAAAGGGAAGGAGCTCGTCATAGGAAAGTTCCTGCCTTATTTCGCGATCGGTTTTTTCGACCTCTCCGTCGGGGTGCTGATGGCCATATTTTTGTTCGGCGTCCCTTTCAGGGGCAGTTACTTTTTACTTGTCACCCTGAGCTTCCTCTTTTTGACGGGGGCCCTGTCGCAGGGCATATTGATCTCCACGGTGGCCAGGACTCAGCTCATGGCAAGCCAGCTGGCGACCCTGACCACCATGATACCGACCATGATACTGTCGGGGTTCATATATCCTATCTTTAATATGCCCAAGGCGCTCCAGACGGTGACTTACTTTATCCCCGCGCGTTATTACATCACCATATTGAGGGACCTCTTCCTTAAAGGCGGAGGCATAGATGTCGTGTGGGATGAGGCGGTCTTCCTGGTCATGTTCGCCGCGCTGATGCTGACCCTCGCGGTGCGGAAATTCAAGAAGAAGGTGACATAA
- a CDS encoding ABC transporter ATP-binding protein codes for MSGQTPDNIAVSVKDLEKKFGDFTAVNRINFEVNRGEIFGFLGPNGAGKSTTIRMLCGIISPTSGTGRVGGYDIIKEQARIKENIGYMSQKFSLYNDLTVEENINFYSGIYRIPAGEKKERFEATIRTAGLEGMASSLTSTLAGGWKQRLALGCALIHKPRIIFLDEPTSGVDPITRANFWDVIKALAADGVTVFVTTHYMDEAENCNRMVLIYHGTIIAAGTPQEMKTKCMKDEVLEITLADSQDWLDRISRIDGVKEAALFGAAIHAVVYDSSKAIPAIKRSLEGAKIGDFSVDKIMPSLEDVFVSSIEEYDKRELKKN; via the coding sequence ATGAGCGGACAAACCCCCGATAATATCGCGGTCAGCGTGAAGGACCTCGAGAAGAAGTTCGGCGATTTCACCGCCGTGAACCGGATCAATTTTGAGGTCAACCGGGGCGAGATATTCGGATTCCTCGGCCCGAACGGCGCCGGTAAATCGACCACCATAAGGATGCTCTGCGGCATAATAAGCCCCACTTCGGGCACGGGCCGCGTGGGAGGTTACGATATAATAAAAGAGCAGGCCAGGATAAAAGAGAATATCGGATACATGTCGCAGAAATTCTCTCTCTACAATGACCTGACGGTGGAAGAGAATATCAACTTTTACAGCGGCATATACAGGATACCGGCCGGCGAGAAGAAGGAGCGTTTCGAGGCCACCATACGCACCGCGGGCCTGGAAGGGATGGCCTCGAGCCTCACCTCGACGCTCGCGGGCGGATGGAAGCAGCGTCTCGCCCTGGGATGCGCTCTCATCCATAAGCCCCGGATCATATTCCTCGACGAGCCGACCTCGGGGGTCGACCCCATAACCCGCGCCAATTTCTGGGACGTCATAAAGGCCCTGGCCGCCGACGGGGTGACCGTCTTCGTGACCACCCATTATATGGACGAGGCGGAGAACTGTAACCGCATGGTCCTCATATACCACGGCACCATCATCGCCGCGGGCACGCCGCAGGAGATGAAGACGAAGTGCATGAAGGACGAGGTGCTTGAGATAACGCTGGCAGATTCCCAGGACTGGCTCGACAGGATCAGCAGGATAGACGGCGTCAAGGAAGCGGCCCTTTTCGGGGCGGCCATACACGCGGTCGTCTATGACAGTTCAAAGGCGATACCGGCGATAAAGAGGTCCCTGGAAGGCGCGAAGATCGGGGATTTTTCGGTCGATAAGATCATGCCTTCGCTCGAAGACGTATTCGTCTCCTCTATAGAAGAATATGACAAAAGAGAGCTTAAGAAGAATTAA
- a CDS encoding ABC transporter ATP-binding protein, which translates to MSVIKATNLTRKFGPLTAVDNLNLDIPEGEIFGLVGPDGAGKTTTMRLLTGILDPTSGEGWVYGKHIVKEAETLKDNIAYMSQRFGLYEELSVLENINFYADVYGVGKEHRTETIDRLLGFSGLLPFKARFAGKLSGGMKQKLGLACALIHTPRVLFLDEPTNGVDPVSRRDFWNILYDLLKEKVTIFCSTCYLDEAERCRRVGLMHKGKLLRCDPPEAIKKECNVKTLEEAFVIIVKEYERTNPR; encoded by the coding sequence ATGTCCGTAATAAAAGCGACAAACCTCACCCGCAAATTCGGACCGCTCACAGCCGTAGACAACCTCAACCTCGATATACCCGAAGGCGAGATCTTCGGCCTCGTCGGTCCCGACGGGGCGGGGAAGACGACGACTATGCGCCTACTCACCGGCATCCTCGATCCCACTTCCGGGGAGGGGTGGGTATATGGCAAACATATAGTGAAAGAGGCGGAGACGCTCAAGGATAATATCGCCTACATGTCCCAGCGCTTCGGGCTTTACGAGGAACTGAGCGTCCTGGAGAATATAAATTTTTACGCAGATGTTTACGGGGTGGGCAAAGAGCATAGGACCGAGACGATAGACCGCCTCCTCGGCTTCTCCGGCCTCCTGCCTTTCAAGGCTCGTTTCGCCGGCAAGTTATCCGGAGGCATGAAACAGAAGCTCGGCCTGGCATGCGCCCTCATCCACACCCCCCGCGTCCTTTTTCTCGACGAGCCCACCAACGGCGTCGACCCGGTCTCGAGAAGGGACTTCTGGAATATCCTGTACGATCTCCTGAAGGAGAAGGTCACCATATTCTGTTCCACCTGCTACCTTGACGAGGCCGAGCGCTGCCGCAGGGTCGGCCTGATGCACAAGGGGAAGCTCCTCCGCTGCGACCCTCCGGAGGCGATCAAGAAGGAGTGCAACGTAAAGACGCTGGAAGAGGCGTTCGTGATAATAGTGAAGGAATATGAGCGGACAAACCCCCGATAA
- a CDS encoding efflux RND transporter periplasmic adaptor subunit, whose protein sequence is MKVNIDPKMKEKVTALVNKRKKAVMAGLALVIFAGLALVLYFTYNAYEKSRVIKVSGSIEGDDVRISFRVNGQIEELIADEGTVLRTGDIVARLNKDELGKVKAEAEAALKLAEYQYALDKLDYIRAENLFKEGAISAQERDAAKTRSDTDNANVEQLKASLELADTKLGWADLASPLNGYVIVKSALQGEVVQPGAPVFTAIDLNNVWVTAYVEERDLGRVKYNQKAYIMTDTYPGKRYDGRVSFISQQTEFTPKYIQTNEERVKYVYRIKVKADNSSLDLKPGMPADAYIMVE, encoded by the coding sequence ATGAAAGTGAATATAGATCCCAAAATGAAAGAGAAGGTCACCGCCCTGGTGAATAAGAGGAAGAAGGCCGTCATGGCAGGCCTCGCGCTCGTCATATTTGCAGGCCTCGCGCTCGTCCTGTATTTCACGTACAACGCGTATGAGAAGTCGCGGGTCATAAAGGTATCCGGCTCGATCGAGGGGGATGACGTCCGCATATCTTTCAGGGTGAACGGCCAGATAGAAGAGCTGATCGCCGATGAGGGGACCGTCCTCAGGACAGGCGATATCGTAGCGCGGCTCAATAAGGACGAGCTGGGCAAGGTGAAGGCCGAGGCGGAGGCGGCGCTGAAGCTGGCGGAATACCAGTATGCCCTCGACAAACTGGATTACATAAGGGCGGAGAACCTCTTTAAGGAAGGCGCCATCTCCGCCCAGGAGCGCGACGCGGCGAAGACAAGGTCCGATACCGACAATGCGAACGTCGAGCAGCTGAAGGCGTCTCTGGAGCTGGCGGACACGAAGCTCGGCTGGGCGGACCTCGCATCACCGCTCAACGGTTACGTCATAGTGAAGAGCGCCCTGCAGGGCGAAGTGGTGCAGCCGGGCGCGCCGGTCTTCACCGCCATAGACCTGAACAATGTCTGGGTGACCGCCTATGTAGAGGAGCGGGACCTGGGGAGGGTGAAGTACAACCAGAAGGCATATATCATGACCGACACCTACCCGGGCAAGAGATATGACGGCCGGGTCTCTTTTATATCGCAGCAGACGGAATTCACTCCCAAATATATCCAGACGAACGAAGAGCGCGTGAAGTACGTCTACCGGATCAAGGTCAAAGCGGACAACTCCTCTCTCGACCTGAAACCGGGCATGCCTGCCGACGCCTACATTATGGTTGAATGA
- a CDS encoding TolC family protein, producing the protein MTKQAVPKIYPGKVLIAAVPLIALCVCAPVSPRCETELSAGGGSVRSLTIKDAIQVAMLNNKSIQIQEEEVAFARSDIMYARSLFLPQVNAGFGYTLNDATLALSQPAASRKDPGIFSGYKNDNLFDLSLDESIYNGGANIATLRQAKLQLKAQQETLRAARLEVEFETKRLFYGLLLAYETRRIAQDLVDQAKAHYEEVLARFEQGTSSKFDVLQSKTQVSRLIPQLVNADNSIDLIMAELKKLLSINMSETVRVEGVLSYSPVEIKEDDFLHEAYQKNPGMVLKLLGIDINRWAIEFAKAGWLPQVSATADYSYRSGDVSDMVNPRHNNWNIGIKATIALFDGFATKAKVDEAKARYTQAFLQKEDIIEQIAVDIKTACLDLREAKAIIDAEKDSIDDAKEALRLSEVRYVNGVGINLDVFDSQVSLAQVEQSLAQGIYDHIMAKAELDRTMGREFKGE; encoded by the coding sequence ATGACAAAACAAGCGGTGCCGAAGATATATCCGGGGAAGGTCCTTATCGCAGCCGTACCGCTCATAGCTCTCTGCGTATGCGCGCCCGTCTCGCCGCGCTGCGAAACCGAACTTTCCGCGGGAGGGGGCAGTGTAAGGTCCCTTACTATAAAGGACGCCATACAGGTAGCCATGCTCAACAACAAGTCCATACAGATACAGGAAGAGGAGGTCGCGTTCGCCAGGTCCGATATCATGTACGCAAGGAGCCTCTTCCTGCCGCAGGTGAACGCCGGCTTTGGCTATACGCTTAACGACGCCACCCTTGCGCTGTCCCAGCCGGCCGCCAGCAGGAAAGACCCGGGCATATTCTCCGGGTATAAGAACGATAACCTTTTCGACCTATCCCTGGACGAATCGATCTATAACGGCGGCGCCAATATCGCCACGCTGAGACAGGCGAAGCTGCAGCTTAAGGCCCAGCAGGAGACGCTGCGCGCCGCGCGGCTCGAGGTGGAGTTCGAGACGAAGCGCCTCTTCTACGGGCTGCTCCTGGCGTACGAGACGAGACGTATAGCGCAGGACCTGGTAGACCAGGCAAAGGCCCACTACGAAGAGGTGCTCGCCAGGTTCGAACAGGGGACCTCCTCGAAGTTCGATGTACTCCAGTCGAAGACACAGGTGTCGCGCCTCATCCCGCAGCTCGTGAACGCCGATAATTCGATAGACCTGATAATGGCGGAATTGAAGAAGCTGCTCAGCATCAACATGTCCGAGACGGTCAGGGTCGAAGGCGTCCTGTCATATTCGCCCGTAGAGATAAAAGAGGACGATTTTCTGCATGAGGCCTACCAGAAGAACCCCGGCATGGTCCTGAAATTACTGGGCATAGATATAAACAGATGGGCGATAGAGTTCGCGAAGGCAGGGTGGCTTCCGCAGGTGAGCGCCACAGCCGATTACAGTTACCGCTCCGGCGATGTAAGCGATATGGTCAACCCCAGGCACAACAACTGGAATATCGGCATAAAGGCGACGATAGCCCTCTTCGACGGTTTCGCCACCAAGGCGAAGGTCGACGAGGCGAAGGCCCGGTATACGCAGGCGTTCCTCCAGAAAGAGGACATCATAGAGCAGATAGCCGTCGATATAAAGACCGCCTGCCTTGACCTCCGCGAGGCGAAAGCGATAATAGACGCCGAAAAGGATTCCATAGATGACGCGAAAGAGGCCCTGCGGCTGTCCGAGGTGCGGTACGTGAACGGGGTAGGGATAAACCTCGATGTCTTCGATTCCCAGGTTTCGCTGGCCCAGGTGGAACAGAGCCTGGCCCAGGGCATATACGATCATATAATGGCAAAGGCCGAGCTCGACAGGACTATGGGCAGAGAATTCAAAGGAGAATAG
- the galT gene encoding galactose-1-phosphate uridylyltransferase, protein MSELRYNIITRDWVVIATERAKRPEDFTKDLKAAPALPVYREGCPFCPGNEGDRSDETFRLGDPRSWRTRSIYNKFPALSHREKLERRDNGTCHSITGFGIAEVIVEHPRHDAVIALMNDAEVEDIIRTYRARYLAVQDTRDIEAVTIFKNHGPRAGTSLEHPHSQLIATPIVPPNVRNRIESATTYFDATGRCPFCHMLEEELRSRVRIVLETEKFVAFMPYASFAPFSVWIFPRRHMSSFNQIDDGETGDLAHILRVTLAKLYHGLKNPDFNYTIRSIPVSEKEVKYFHWYLSIIPRITNPAGFELGSGIFVNVALPEESAGFLRKIECP, encoded by the coding sequence GTGTCAGAACTGCGTTATAACATCATTACGCGCGATTGGGTGGTCATAGCCACCGAACGGGCGAAGCGTCCCGAAGATTTCACCAAAGACCTCAAGGCGGCGCCGGCGCTGCCCGTATACAGGGAAGGCTGCCCCTTCTGTCCCGGGAACGAAGGCGACAGGAGCGACGAGACGTTCCGTCTCGGTGACCCAAGATCCTGGCGGACACGCTCGATATACAACAAATTCCCCGCCCTCTCGCACAGGGAAAAGCTTGAGCGGCGGGATAACGGCACCTGCCATTCGATAACCGGGTTCGGCATCGCCGAGGTCATAGTGGAGCACCCCCGCCATGATGCCGTCATCGCCCTGATGAACGATGCGGAGGTGGAAGATATAATCCGGACGTATCGGGCGAGGTATCTGGCGGTCCAGGACACAAGGGACATCGAGGCCGTCACGATATTCAAGAACCACGGTCCGCGGGCCGGCACGTCCCTCGAACATCCCCATTCGCAGCTTATAGCCACGCCTATAGTCCCTCCCAATGTGAGAAACCGCATAGAGAGCGCGACGACCTATTTCGATGCCACCGGCAGATGTCCGTTCTGCCATATGCTTGAGGAAGAGCTCCGTTCGCGGGTACGGATAGTGCTGGAGACGGAAAAGTTCGTCGCCTTCATGCCTTACGCCTCGTTCGCGCCTTTTTCCGTATGGATATTCCCGCGCAGGCACATGTCATCGTTCAACCAGATAGATGATGGGGAGACGGGCGACCTGGCCCATATACTGCGGGTGACGCTCGCCAAGCTCTATCACGGCCTGAAGAACCCGGACTTCAATTATACGATACGGTCGATCCCCGTGAGCGAAAAAGAGGTCAAGTATTTTCACTGGTACCTGAGCATAATACCCCGCATAACGAACCCTGCCGGTTTTGAGCTTGGGTCCGGCATATTCGTGAATGTAGCTCTGCCGGAAGAGAGCGCGGGATTCCTGCGGAAGATAGAATGCCCATGA
- a CDS encoding ferritin family protein, with product MTNIFNAAEIIDMGIEKEKKRRDFYALVAKKFKDKEMHELFTRLEGWEDEHIKKFTEIRASVEDLEIAGSYQGEFEAYIKSVVDDILYKQVSPEWFARNVKSELTAIKYGIGFEKDAILFFDELLRYMMPPYEEKVRMLIQEEKKHIIYLTEMRRKYE from the coding sequence ATGACGAACATATTCAATGCCGCCGAGATCATAGACATGGGGATAGAAAAAGAGAAGAAGCGCAGGGACTTCTATGCCCTAGTGGCTAAAAAATTCAAAGATAAAGAGATGCACGAACTCTTCACGCGCCTGGAGGGATGGGAGGACGAGCACATAAAGAAGTTCACCGAGATAAGGGCGAGCGTGGAAGACCTTGAGATAGCCGGATCGTACCAGGGGGAATTCGAGGCGTACATAAAGTCCGTTGTGGATGATATTCTCTATAAGCAGGTCTCCCCGGAATGGTTCGCCAGGAACGTGAAGTCGGAGCTCACGGCCATAAAGTACGGCATAGGATTTGAAAAGGATGCGATACTCTTCTTCGATGAGCTCCTCAGATATATGATGCCCCCTTATGAGGAGAAGGTCAGGATGCTCATACAAGAGGAGAAGAAGCATATAATATATCTCACCGAGATGAGACGGAAGTACGAATAG